A part of Ponticoccus alexandrii genomic DNA contains:
- a CDS encoding IS1595 family transposase — MITELKSVRDVWKKMPTERHARLFVENAIWGDERFCPHCGSLRSRPLRGASVRPGLYQCVERECRSQFTVTTRTPLHATKLDLRTWIAAMFLVLTSSKGISSVVMSRILGVNQKTAWKLGHAIREMMDDRQGIAGRLSGVVEVDEAFVGGKPKFRHGVKNKRGRGTGKPIALVAAARNGQARAVLIPNARGRTMKPIIEGWIDPTSALITDKNPSYGRIGASFASHHTIQHNKRQYANTKTGAHINTVEAVNAVVQRALIGVYHRLGRKHLQRYLDEIIWRWNHRTPESKVRKRKSSSGLSTSETTTIWRPIPVVDQMRSLLCGVVGRQMRRTPSWGLRWP, encoded by the coding sequence ATGATCACCGAACTGAAGTCCGTCCGCGATGTATGGAAGAAGATGCCGACCGAACGCCACGCGCGGCTCTTCGTCGAGAACGCCATCTGGGGCGATGAGCGGTTCTGTCCACATTGCGGAAGCTTGAGGTCGCGCCCGCTGCGTGGTGCATCCGTGCGCCCCGGCCTGTATCAATGCGTCGAGAGGGAATGTCGGAGCCAGTTCACTGTCACCACAAGGACGCCGCTCCACGCGACGAAGTTGGATCTCCGGACCTGGATCGCCGCAATGTTCCTCGTGCTGACCTCCTCCAAGGGCATTTCGTCAGTCGTGATGTCGCGCATTTTGGGCGTGAACCAGAAGACCGCGTGGAAGCTTGGCCATGCGATCCGCGAGATGATGGATGATCGGCAGGGCATTGCGGGTCGACTGTCGGGAGTGGTCGAGGTCGACGAGGCCTTCGTCGGCGGCAAGCCGAAGTTCCGCCATGGCGTCAAGAACAAGCGGGGGCGAGGAACAGGCAAGCCAATCGCGCTCGTTGCTGCGGCGCGAAACGGTCAGGCTCGAGCCGTGCTCATCCCGAATGCTCGAGGGCGTACGATGAAGCCGATCATCGAGGGCTGGATCGATCCGACCTCGGCGCTGATCACCGATAAGAATCCAAGTTACGGAAGGATCGGGGCATCTTTTGCCAGCCACCATACGATCCAGCACAACAAGCGCCAGTATGCGAACACGAAGACCGGGGCGCACATCAACACCGTCGAGGCCGTGAACGCGGTCGTCCAGCGCGCTTTGATCGGCGTGTATCACCGTCTCGGACGGAAGCATTTACAGCGATACCTGGACGAGATCATCTGGCGATGGAACCACAGGACCCCGGAGAGCAAAGTGCGGAAACGGAAGTCTTCATCGGGCCTCTCAACCTCCGAGACCACGACCATATGGAGGCCTATCCCGGTTGTGGACCAGATGCGAAGCCTGCTCTGCGGCGTCGTCGGCCGCCAAATGAGACGCACGCCGTCGTGGGGTCTTCGGTGGCCATGA
- a CDS encoding LysR family transcriptional regulator translates to MNVDLEDLRAFVATAEMRSFRAASDNMNLSQPALTRRIQKLEAVLGVPLLERTTRRVFLTAVGRDFLPRAKRLLDDLETSLLSVREIAERRSGLVSIACIPTAANYFLPDVMGQFAAEYPAIRFRILDAGANRVLQSVISREVDFGITLLGENEPEVTFEPLIKEPFYLACRRDHALAERDQVSWAEVAQNRLITVGRSSGNRLIMDLALADEEIRLNPYYEVQHLSTSLGMVEAGLGIAALPRMSLPADPHPFIAAIPLVQPTVSRTVGIVRVPKSTLSPAAEQFHTMLLSRWRRDR, encoded by the coding sequence ATGAACGTCGATCTTGAAGACCTGAGAGCCTTTGTCGCGACAGCCGAAATGCGCAGCTTTCGCGCGGCCTCGGACAACATGAACCTGTCGCAGCCCGCTCTGACGAGGCGCATCCAGAAACTCGAAGCCGTCCTTGGCGTTCCGCTTCTCGAACGCACCACCCGGCGGGTCTTTCTGACAGCCGTCGGACGCGATTTCCTGCCCCGCGCCAAGCGCTTGCTGGACGATCTGGAGACATCGCTGCTGTCGGTCCGTGAGATTGCCGAGCGGCGCTCGGGCTTGGTCAGCATCGCCTGTATCCCGACGGCGGCCAATTACTTCCTCCCCGATGTGATGGGCCAGTTCGCGGCGGAATATCCCGCGATCCGGTTTCGCATCCTAGATGCCGGTGCGAACCGGGTGCTGCAATCCGTGATCAGCCGCGAGGTCGATTTCGGCATCACGCTATTGGGAGAGAACGAACCCGAAGTCACCTTCGAGCCGCTGATCAAGGAACCCTTCTATCTGGCCTGCCGGCGTGACCACGCGCTTGCGGAGAGGGATCAGGTGTCCTGGGCCGAGGTGGCGCAGAATCGTCTCATCACGGTTGGCCGTTCAAGCGGAAACCGCCTCATCATGGATCTGGCTCTCGCGGACGAAGAGATTCGGCTGAACCCCTATTACGAGGTTCAGCACCTCTCCACGTCTCTCGGCATGGTCGAGGCGGGTCTCGGCATCGCCGCCCTGCCCCGCATGTCGCTTCCGGCCGATCCCCACCCCTTCATCGCAGCCATCCCGCTGGTTCAGCCGACCGTCTCGCGCACGGTCGGGATCGTGAGGGTTCCCAAATCGACCTTGTCGCCCGCTGCGGAGCAATTCCACACCATGCTGCTGAGCCGGTGGCGACGTGACCGTTAG